The following proteins are encoded in a genomic region of Leishmania major strain Friedlin complete genome, chromosome 25:
- a CDS encoding putative cytochrome c oxidase VII, with protein sequence MPRPFGVWAPATTLAEYRARIPNPFAYSFKWVYAMKKEVFYPPEALAHFKDPQQFKDAVDTVIAMRVSDKIFGEGQKLPRHPVILMLMVLATHGFIIFSGLKYYYGTYMPANNPTWRKTVNKEWEEAINNSPWDHMSHVWQYSDEYAAALGDTAAPGQRKFYIPA encoded by the coding sequence ATGCCGCGTCCGTTCGGTGTTTGGGCTCCGGCCACGACGCTTGCCGAGTATCGCGCACGCATCCCGAACCCTTTCGCATACAGCTTCAAGTGGGTCTACGCCATGAAGAAGGAAGTCTTTTACCCACCagaggcgctggcgcactTCAAGGACCCCCAGCAGTTTAAGGATGCAGTTGACACCGTCATCGCGATGCGTGTGTCGGACAAGATCTTCGGCGAGGGCCAGAAGCTCCCCCGCCACCCGGTCATTCTCATGTTGATGGTGCTGGCAACGCACGGTTTCATCATTTTCAGCGGGCTAAAGTACTACTACGGAACGTATATGCCGGCAAACAACCCGACGTGGCGCAAGACGGTCAACAAGGAGTGGGAGGAGGCCATCAACAACTCCCCGTGGGACCACATGTCGCACGTATGGCAATACAGCGACGAATACGCTGCCGCGCTCGGCGATACGGCTGCTCCTGGCCAGCGTAAGTTCTACATCCCCGCTTAA
- the ALDH2 gene encoding aldehyde dehydrogenase, mitochondrial precursor, whose protein sequence is MLRATLTRLEMAPKVIHIQDKLLINGKFVPAVSGKTFEVVNPANEEVIANVAEAETADVNLAVNAARHAFESFRMTDGHWRRNLMLRLADILEKNSKEMAALESLDNGKPYEVALNVDVALSVECFRYCAGLADKVNGTVPPRSGNFLGIVKREPIGVCGQIIPWNFPLLMAAFKLSPALALGNTVVLKPAEQTPLSVLCLGEMAMEAGYPNGVLNILPGFGATAGADIARHMDVDKVAFTGSTAVGHQVMQMAAETNLKKVSLELGGKSALIVCQDADLEEAAQVATTGFCFNTGQVCTASSRIYAHESVYDEFVSRLRKNVEAQRVGPGNDTANNMGPLVSQKQYERVLMYIEDGVKAGATVVTGGKKVGGKGYFVQPTIFSDVKEDMRICNEEIFGPVTCVMKFKDMDEVVKRANKSIYGLAAGICTRSMDTALRYSTYLHAGTVWVNTWNNFCVSMPFGGFKRSGIGRELGNEVIDMYTETKAIHFALKGPIVKP, encoded by the coding sequence ATGCTGCGCGCCACTCTCACTCGCCTGGAGATGGCCCCCAAGGTCATCCACATCCAGGACAAGTTGCTGATCAACGGCAAGTTCGTGCCGGCGGTGTCTGGTAAGACATTCGAGGTTGTGAACCCCGCGAATGAAGAGGTAATCGCGAACGTCGCGGAGGCCGAAACGGCAGACGTGAACCTTGCTGTGAATGCTGCCCGCCATGCCTTCGAGTCCTTCCGCATGACCGACGGCCACTGGCGCCGCAATCTGATGCTGCGCTTGGCGGACATCCTGGAGAAGAACAGCAAAGAGATGGCTGCGCTGGAGAGCCTGGACAACGGCAAGCCGTACGAGGTGGCGCTGAACGTGGACGTGGCGCTGTCGGTGGAGTGCTTCCGGTACTGCGCTGGACTCGCGGACAAGGTGAATGGCaccgtgccgccgcgctccGGTAACTTCCTCGGCATTGTGAAACGTGAGCCGATCGGCGTGTGCGGCCAGATCATCCCGTGGAACTTCCCGCTTCTGATGGCTGCGTTCAAGCTCAGCCCTGCGCTCGCATTGGGCAACACGGTTGTACTGAAGCCCGCGGAGCAGACGCCGCTGAGTGTGCTGTGTCTTGGCGAGATGGCGATGGAGGCTGGCTACCCGAACGGTGTGCTGAACATCTTGCCGGGCTTCGGCGCGACCGCAGGCGCGGATATTGCGCGCCACATGGACGTGGACAAGGTTGCCTTTACGGGCTCGACAGCTGTCGGCCATCAGGTGATGCAGATGGCGGCAGAGACCAACTTGAAGAAGGTGTCTCTGGAGCTTGGCGGCAAGTCTGCGCTGATCGTGTGCCAGGACGCCGActtggaggaggcggcgcaggtcgCGACGACCGGTTTCTGCTTCAACACGGGCCAGGTGtgcacggcgtcgtcgcgcatTTACGCGCACGAGTCCGTGTACGACGAGTTCGTCTCGCGTCTGCGAAAGAAcgtggaggcgcagagggTGGGACCAGGCAACGACACGGCGAACAACATGGGCCCATTGGTGTCGCAGAAGCAGTACGAGCGGGTGCTCATGTACATCGAGGACGGCGTGAAGGCTGGCGCGACGGTGGTGACTGGCGGCAAGAAGGTCGGCGGCAAGGGCTATTTCGTGCAGCCGACCATATTTTCGGACGTGAAGGAGGACATGCGGATCTGCAACGAGGAGATCTTTGGCCCCGTGACGTGCGTGATGAAGTTCAAGGACATGGACGAGGTTGTGAAGCGCGCGAACAAGAGTATCTACGGGCTGGCTGCTGGCATCTGTACGCGCAGCATGGACACTGCGCTCCGCTATTCGACATACCTCCACGCCGGCACGGTGTGGGTGAACACCTGGAACAATTTCTGCGTCTCCATGCCGTTTGGCGGATTCAAGCGGAGCGGCATTGGTCGGGAGCTGGGCAACGAAGTCATCGACATGTACACGGAGACGAAGGCGATCCACTTTGCCCTCAAGGGGCCCATTGTCAAGCCGTGA